The Gossypium hirsutum isolate 1008001.06 chromosome A13, Gossypium_hirsutum_v2.1, whole genome shotgun sequence nucleotide sequence TTGACTATGGCGTGATACTAGTGCAGGAGTCATGGCGCTGATGAAGCCCACTGAAACGGCGCGAGACGAAAGGGCGTGGCGCTTGGGATGgttgcggcgcctagggtttctgaaaccctaggcctTTCCGTATTTTGTTAACAATTTGGGCCTCTTGGGCCCCGTTCGTTTTTTGGGCTAAGGGTGTAATGGGTAAATAGGTTTTGGGCCAAGGGTTTAGGCTAATCGGGTCTTGGGTGTAACCGGGCATAGGGCTTTTGGGCTAACCGAGTTTGGCTGTAAATGGACTGTTTAAAGGGCCTTATTTAATGGActgttatatttttgtttttttatattcgtttttatttttttacgggcccgggtaaatttgggctattacaattactatgattaaatttttacatggatttttttataaaagaagttattctaacaaaaaaaattaacggtGCTAATTATTCGGGCTAACTAATGGCATAACTATCATAAAGTAATAGTAAAATTGAAGTCTCGATTTGTTTACTATGTTAAGATTtgatatttaatctttatattttaatttaacataattttgtcatttacttttataatgacattaattaatccaaataatttaCATCTTTATATGTGATAGTTGTAACACCTCTAATCCCTTAGATCACAGTAAAAATTACGTATACAGTCCTAAATACAAGTTTACAGGTCCCTAAAAATGATTTAAGAACTAATAGAGGCTATATAGTCCTAAATACGAGTTTACAGGTccttaaaaatgatttaagaaaTAATAGAggctaatttgaaataattctaGAAGCTTagtgtaaaatattaaaaagcttaaaaataggggacacatggccatgtggccaagtcatgTGGAATATCCCAAGCCGTGTGACTTTCGAAATTGGGACACAAGGCCATGTCGCAGGCTGCATGTCAACCTGTGTGGAAACTACATTTATGTAATTATTCTACACGttcagggcacacgcccgtgtgagttacctgtgtgtgacacacggccatgtgagacacatgaCCACGTGACAaaccgtgtctcaggccatgtgcacctaaatgtaccttaaaactcaagtttaccaaattGTGATTACTTAGGCACTAAACAACCATTTTACCAGCCATTGAACCTATTCAAAACGCAATTAAAATgctcaaatcataccaaaacaaccatcttaagtgcctaaccaatgtacccttattggtaccacattttatatcttcAAAACACATCAACAAGGCATTATCCAAATCAAGATTTTATTCATATCAAATTCACCAATATTAAACTAACATATGGCCACTTGAGATATCAAGCTTTAAGCTACAAACACATATCAAAACCTTATGTCAAACTAACATACCAAACATATAGCTTCAACCACAAACATTTACATATATAGAAATGACAATCATTATACTTGAAACCCAAATTAACATCACATTAACAAACCAACTATCAACCAAAGacttcctaggtacatgtcattacaAAATAAACATCACTATACTTTAGCTTGGgattgttgttggatgctgagttaacaatcaaaagagaagtacctaacctATGCACAAAAAACAAAACCGCACGCTGAATAAAACTTAGTGATATTCCTATAATCTAAGCACTTTAACTTAGTACAAGTAATTGAAATgtaaaaatgcaataaaaaatgTTATGAACATAAGTTTTATATCAATAACATAGATTTGCTCATTCTCTAATCTCATCCAcaaaatttcacatattcaaaCACATATCAATGGTATTCaactcatgcaatggcatgattcaCCTTTATGATCGatacttaatttaatttcaaaatttatatttcaattcataatCCATTGACATTTCAATATCAAGCACATCAATTTTTACCGTTTAActtccctattaacatgactcggactcggaTGGATACATGGACCCAAccacacaccagtttggcacccagtgcctcatcgtaTAAATTCGAAGTAATAACTGTGCCCAACGCTAtataagttgacacccagtgtctcatcggttaaactgaagcaaattggcacccagtgcctcatcgacttgaggtcaaagaaatccctaaacttttcctatcttatggcatgccatctatatcctacTTAGCctgaacagttaatagggtttcatttcacatttcaatataACCAATGCCACATTttccatataaatatatttgtaacatATAGGCATTTGGTTTAATTCATTAGCAATCACAATTCTTAAAGCGTATGTTCAATTCACCATAGATACAAATACATACATTTCTCAATACACACATTTAAATCCTTACAAACATTTATCAATTCAATTCATTCCAAATATAACAAAACCACTAACCTCATGTCCTACCATGCATATTAGTTCAAAATGCAACAATTTACATGAGTTcaaattatagaaacacaaatcgtGAATTCCAAGTTATTCGACATGCCCATGCGAATGAGGCACATGTCCATGTGAGGAAGCATGCGCCTGTGTGTTCAGGGAATATGGCTGTATGGAAAACCCACGTAACTCTTTATCCATTTGTGCTAAATTAAGGTGCATggcagacacgaccgtgtgtccaaaacacacgcccgtgtgaaaattGATAAAGAATCCCTAAATCCCAAAAATTAGCCGCACGACTGTGTGGCACTAAAATCATCCCAAAACCTTAATCCCCAATTCCACACAGTTGTGTGAATCGGCAGACGCTCAAGTGGACCCtcatgtggtcacgaaaccacccaaaaatagcctaaaaattgaatttttcgATCACTAAATTGACCCCAGTCAAGGCATTTTAGAAACAACCATAACACACTAAATTTTAGGTATTTGTAAACGACCAAGCCTCAAATACTCAATTACTGAAACACACAAAAAGATTATCGAATTCTACagcaaatcaataccaaatagcACAATTCAAAACACACACGAAATTACTAAATTTCATAGAATTGAATTAATAATtcgtaaaaaattttaaagaggtTCGGATCCTACACCTGATTCGAGAAAAACACCTAGAAATCAATTAACGAATGTTGACGACCACAGCACGaacctaaaatttttgtcaaTGAAAAGTGCAAACGAACTAGCAACAACCAAATAGGAATATGATAGCACCCAGACATCAACTTGAAGACAAGGAAATCGAAGTTTTTCGATACCACAACAAAATAgatttttttcaaaagaaaaaaaaagaaaaagaaaggaaaacaatGGTGAGGGAAGGAGGAGAGGGGACCAATGCGAAAGAGAGGAGAACGTGAAAAAACCtagacaaaaatataaaataaaaataaataattagtttttaaaacttaaaacaaatttaaaactttaattaaaataactCCCCAAACACACAGATGAGGACTCAAACCCAAAACCCCAAGGTAAActaacacacaaccaaccactagaccaacaggcccattctgacatcaAAACGCGAAAACTAACCCAATTGCTCGACCTACTCACTGACCCTTACTTCAACCCTCAAATCTTTTAACCCAAAAATCTGAGGTGTTACAACTCATtcctcctaaaagaaattttgccCCCAAAATTTTGAACTAATAGAACAGTTGTCTAACATAAGTTACACCCCTACGCTTCTACTGCGCACTTTAATTTCGAAGCACTACCGTACTAAATGTCTAAATCTCACACCTATAACCCAGACATTTAACCCCTAAACCAGATCAATGTAAGTAAATACATGGACGCtcgaacccaaaaccttaaacacGCCATCAGAACACTTAGCCATTGAAACAGATACATACTTATCCATCACACACACAAAATCACTATGCCATAATCAGAAAGTCGAAACATTCCCAACATCACTGAACCAACAATAACACATAACAACACCTGTCTTAATGTCATCGAGGACACTCCCTAATTCGATGATCCATGAATCTACATCTGAGGCACGCTTCTAACTTTTTCCAACAATTGCCCGGATGGCGCTTCTTATAGTACCCACAAGTCAGAACATCCGCGCCGCTACCTGAACATTCGACATTACCACTATTGACACTTAATTGTGTTCTCACATGCTTCGTAAACCGAGGCTCTAACCTCGAAGGACTATGATCTCTTTTCTTCCCATAATCTAGGCACCTACTTGAACCATCTCATTGTATCTTTCTATGCTAGCCTTAAATACTTCCTCTAACACTTCTCTCACTACCCGAGTCAATGCCTCAGTACCAAACTCTGGGTTATCACTACCCGAAGTTGGTAGAATGGCATTGACTTTCGATTCCCAAATAGACACATGTCCCAGAGAAATTATTGACTCCTCAAGAGTCTTATTAGATTGATCCTCGCAATCTAGATTACCCTCAGAATGCATATTGAACCTCGAAATCAACCTTAAGAATCTACATTTTCAAAAGCGAACACAACATAAATATCTATAGGACAGTTCTAATATTAAATTTTCGAATTTCAACCCAGACTAGCATTAGCGTCTTAgacattttattttggtaaaacatttccaaaacacaaataatttcaaaactttgtggtattttttttaaaataaacacgAATGCACACGGACACGTAAAAACATAGGTCAAGTTTTTGCAAACTTGGCTctaatatcactaaatgtaataccccaaaaccTGACCTAGAAGTTTAGGGTAAATCCCAGAGGTTACATGGATCACCAAAGTGATCTGAAGTAATCttacaaaacatgtaaaagtAACATAGTTTGCTAAATCTAAATTTAACCGTTTAACAAATCCAACCGTTTATTATCtccgaaaaaaataaaaaaactttagaTTACGACAATAACGTTCAGAATTATAATTCTATAGTGTCCAAAGTTTAGTCAAAATGGTACTTTACAAAAATAATCCAAGGTTAAGTTTTCAGAAGTTTGAAATCAAAGTTAAACAACAGTTCTTATTAAGTCTTACAGTTCAAAATAGTTTATCAAAATAGGAACTGAAAAGATCACTtattaacttgttcttaaaacgTGACTATTCAGGACTTCCGGCATGCCGAGTCCAGCAACAGAACGCAAGGGTACttgaaaaggaaaaactaaggaGGGTAAGCTACACGAGCTTAGTGCGAGTTTGAAACGTAACAAATGACAAAGTTACAAAATAGAATTTCAGATAGAGGTTTGATAGCGAAACGTACTTACAACGCAACTACAAACAAGAATGTACACATGGAACCAATGTTTCAATCACAACTAACAATCAAAGAAAATCATATCATTGTAAATGTACCTTTTAGATAGACAGATGTAGATGATATGTAACAAGTCAGAAAATAATCCCACCTATCCTGCCAAACACCTTTTCGATCCCCATTCACACCACATATAAGCTAGTCAAGCTTAACTAACTATGCACACCACGTAGGACCTTGAAAGGCCCATTtaaccctacacaccacgtaTGTGGACTAGGCCACTCAAATAATAATATGCACAAGAGCTGAAATATGTGTAGCACAGAGCGGTAAATCGCTGTACTGAAAAAATGCAGTTGAAATTGTCAAATCAGAACAAAATCAAACTTCTTTCTCTTTACAACCAACTCCAAAAACTTTATGCAAATGCATGTATGAAATCAGACTTACAGAAATAGTGAACACATCGTACAGACAGTCAGATAGAATCAGAAATGCACACTCCCAATCGATCAGATTCAGAATCAGATATCACGATACTTAACTACTAGTCAATATCACATTAACAAATCATCAAACTAATGTAACGATTACATATAATGTATGCATTTGAGCCAAAATCGAGTCTCAACCACCTTTACTAAGGTCTAGCCAAGGGTCAAAACACACAGACTCACGAACAAATAAAAAATCCAACACAAAACCACTATTTACGAAATAGCGCCTCACAGCTGTGTGCCCCGGtagtgtggaagtgcctaggctgtGTTGGAGGTTAACATGCCCACGCGAAGGAGGCACACATCCATATGAggaagcacacgcccgtgtgagaggAGGCATACAGTTGTGTGTAGgtggcacacgcttgtgtgtttAGGGAATACTGTCGTGCGgatagcccgtgtaactctctatccaTGTGTGCTAAATTAAGGTGCAAGACTGACAGGGCGTGTGTCCAGGACACACGACCGTGAGAAAATCGATAAAGAATCCCTAAATCCCCAAAATTAGCCACATGACTATGTGGTACCAAAGTCATCCCAGAACTATAACTGCCAATTCTACAAGGCTGTGTGAAGtggtacacacccgtgtggtcctCATGTGGTCACGGAACCACCCtaaaatagcctaaaaattgagttttttatCACTAAATCGACCCTAATCAAGGCATTTTAGAAACCAACCATAACACACTAAATTTCAGGTAATTATAAAGGACCAAGCCTTAATTGCTCAATTACCAAAACACAAAAAAGATTATTGAATTCCACAgcaaatcgataccaaattacacAATTCAGAACACACACGAAATTACCGAATTTCACAAAATTGAATCAACAATTCGCAAATAAATTTAAAGAGGCTCGGATCCCACACCTAGATCAATCAGAACACCTAGAAATCAATTAACGCACGTCGACGACCACAACACGaacctaaaatttttgtcaaCGAAAAGTGCAAATGAACTAGCAACAACCAAATAGGAATAGGATAGCGCACAGACACTGACTTGACGACAAGGAAACTGAAGTTTTTTTATACCACAAAAAATcattctttttaaaagaaaataaaaagaaaaacaaaggaaaataatgGCGAGGAATGGAGGAGAGGAGACCAACGTGAAAGAGAGGAGAAAGTgaaaaaaactagaaaaaaattataataaaaataaaaataaaaataaataattagttcttaaaacttaaaacaaatttaaaactttaataaaaataactcCCCAATCACACATGAGGACTTGAACCCAAAACCCCAAGGTAAATTAACATACAACCAACCACCAGACCAACAAGCCCATTCTAACATTAAAATGTGAAAACTAACCCAATTACTCGACCTACTCATTGACCCTTACTTCAACCCTCAAATTTTTTAACCCTAAAATCTGGGGTGTTATATAGGCAaatataaagtatgttaatatcatgtttaGGCCCGACCTAAACCTAACCTATGAGCATTTCTACTTGgagtaaatttaataaaaactaaTTGAAATGAACTAAATGTTGCAATTGAATTCAATTCTTTATTTCCCTTTATTTTCTCATCCCTTTCTTTTACAAAGCAGAAGAAATTGAATTTGATTTACTCTTTTTACCCTCACTTGCTTGGTGCTTCAACAGGTTTTCCAATTCCTTAGCAAACCTTTCCACCGCTGGAGCTGGCAAACAAACTAATGCCACTCTTCCAACTTCTCTTTTTGTATTCTTGGTTGGCATTAACAAGCTTATCAACCCAACCTCTATCATTGGCCCTCCAAACACAGCCTTACCCCATCCGAAATCTATATCTTCCAATCCGGCCTTTGTTAAATCTGATATCATGTACGTACCAATAACATTCGGGATATGGATTTGTTTACCCCAAGCCACCATTAAAGCTGCCACAGATTTCACATATTCCTCTGTCACACTTGCTTTCGCTTGTTTTATTAATTCCATTACATACCCTAATGGTTTCCCATGGAGACTTTTAACTGTTGTTATTGCTGCTGGAAAGACAAACACATTCCCGTAATATCCAGATGGGAATGAGGGATTGAATTTAGAGCGTGCATTAACAACGCATAACATGCGTACCTCTTCATCAGGGTCAAGATTTATAGCAAGGGTTCGACAACTCCATAAACAAGCCGTTATGAGTTCAAATGTGGTACAACGGCGAAGGTAGGGAGGTAGGAGGCTACGAAGAAGTGAAACTTCTGCAAAGCTAAAGGAAAAGAAATGTTGAATCGGATTGTCAAGTGGAAAGATGGTAATGGGGGTGGTGACAGGGGCTTCCATTTCATCATACTCGCGGTGGGTAAATATGATTCGTGCCGGGTGTCGAGCATCTAAGAGATGTCTTTCCCAAATGGGTGAGATCAGGTGAGTGGTTACGCCTCGTGCCATTTCACCCAGGGTAAAAAGGAATTGTGCTAGGCCAGCTCCATCACTCATGACATGGTTGAGACGGAGTGCGAAGATGAAACCACCGCATTTCAACCGCGTTACCTACTAAGCAATAAACTAATCCTAGTTAATTAACTTCATAAAAGAAAATGTTAGGTTATTAACTAAtatgaaaaaggaaaaggaataaATGGTGACAGACGAAACCACCACAGCCTAATTAATTGCATCCAATTAAATTTGTGTTGTCCGCCTAAGTTggataaataccaaaattatacatgaattatgatttaatttgtaattgtatgtatgaattttgattttgtacaattttatacatgaaatttttgtttgatccaattcttgtaaattatgaACACAATtgttgatataacatcattttatatttatatattgcatacataagtaattatatttatctaatataaaaataaattgatgtatttatttttttaaatgtgtatgattaaatcaaaattaaagtttcaagtatacatttgagccataattagagtttcatgtgtataattaaaccaaattaaaattcatatatataattatacattaaatcaaagtttatgtataattttaaaatttataccatctaatttatttaaaatttctttttcatttactACATCCTTAGAGGACATGCGTAGAGTTTTAAAATTccaatataaatttatcaaataatttttggttaaaaaatgtttcaaatttatcaaatatgtaattaatataatatctattggcttaattttataatatttaacaaaaatgaataaattaaagttgaaatctcactaattacaaatattttcttttaaaagaaaaagcatTTAGcaagttaaataaattttatattgatttaagATTTCACTCacctaataaatttttatttaatcaaatttatttgacTTTTATCTATCACATATATATGATCACCCGTTCAAAAAGAATGCTTGATTattcttttggattttatttttgcaACTGCATatacatggatatatatatatatacacactataTTTCAAGGGGTTGATTGAGTTGGTATCTTTTTATCAACTAcgtaaaattagaatttttttttatattttcatataaaatctaGATGATGGGGTTGGAACTTAAAATATCAcgacttttaatattttaattttatcatttcaacaaaaactttatttgtcttttatataatttttctatattttttttgtataaatatatttattagatAATTTTTTACCTACATCGTGAGTGTGTCATAATGTagtatgtatgtgtatatatatacacactattATTTAAGCATTTAATGAGTTGATGTAATGAGTAGGTCGAGCACAGACTcaattaagaaaattataaaaatattttttcgtatttaaaataagttataaaaaCATGCATACGGAGAGACATAAATCCACACCaaatacattaataaaatatttaatttatcactaaatcgaaattttattttaatttttatacatattttactaTACACACCTAATTATATAGGttattaagtttttcttttcttatacAAGATATATTATGGCAAATCAAAATAAAGTATGCTGCTGGTACAAGTGCGAGATTAGATTTATTTGAAGactttaaatgtttttatataaaGATTGTAGTTAGGTATAATATAGAACTAAAAATGTTTGAGATTTGAATATTAAAGTCACTTCTTAAaagtgattagataaattaaactaATCTCAAGTTTACTTCAACTTAAAATTAATGTCTTAGCACTACGTTTAATAAGAGTGTGAAAATATTGTAATCCACCTTGATCTCAGTACACTAATTAACACTAATCATTTATCTAATTGTGAAATTCCGTCCaagatattatataaattttccattaaaaagattaaatatcaTATGACTTCTGTCACCCAAACTTTTGACGGTaagttttacaaatttttttatgtCAAGGGTAAAGTACAGTTTCATTTTGTTCAcctagttattaatttttttatttaataatttaattttttgaaattaaatattttagttatttttactgTTAATTTATTAACGGAAGTATAACATAggctttttttttattgttctaATGACAAATTTAGCGTTTTAgatctaattctaaaaattataaaaatatttaaaaaaatttaagaaaatttttatatatactttttttaaagttttgtaatttttatttactttttctcatCAACCATGCCCGTTTTCTCATCAATCAAACACATGAAAAACTCATaaattaaagatatttttttattcaatctcttttaatttattctctttctttttttttcttttcctataTTGTTTATCTCAAAACTTAGAAACCCAAAAAAATGCAACAATAGAGATAAGAttgttgaatttaaaaaaaaaaaaagaaaaactctcACATACACATTGTCATATAGCATAATTAATTGGAACATTATTACCTGAATCAACAGCAATGCGCAATTCAGCATCCCTTCAGAACCAGGAATATTATAAAGGAGCTCATCGAAGCAAAGGAATGGATGGCGAAGTGGTTCACCAAACTGTTCAAGTGTAACATCAGCATCGGCTTTTATAAACATCACACCCTCACCGGTGCAATCCACTATAAGCTTACCATTAGCCCCTTCTCTTAATCTACCTGCAAATGGATAATAACACACTAGGGTTTGTGCAAGTGCCTCCCTAATAACCTCAGCTGGATCTTTTCCTTCCATGGAAGGTTCATATTGATAAAACTTGATTAGCAGAACTTGAAACCGCAAACTCG carries:
- the LOC107894767 gene encoding benzyl alcohol O-benzoyltransferase yields the protein MEAPSNIPLKYTVRRCEPQLVAPAKPTPYEQKLLSDIDDQASLRFQVPLINFYQYEPSVEGKDPAEVIREALAQTLVCYYPFAGRLREGANGKLIVDCTGEGVMFIKADADVTLEQFGEPLRHPFLCFDELLYNIPGSEGMLNCALLLIQVTRLKCGGFIFALRLNHVMSDGAGLAQFLFTLGEMARGVTTHLISPIWERHLLDARHPARIIFTHREYDEMEAPVTTPITIFPLDNPIQHFFSFSFAEVSLLRSLLPPYLRRCTTFELITACLWSCRTLAINLDPDEEVRMLCVVNARSKFNPSFPSGYYGNVFVFPAAITTVKSLHGKPLGYVMELIKQAKASVTEEYVKSVAALMVAWGKQIHIPNVIGTYMISDLTKAGLEDIDFGWGKAVFGGPMIEVGLISLLMPTKNTKREVGRVALVCLPAPAVERFAKELENLLKHQASEGKKSKSNSISSAL